In one window of Natrinema halophilum DNA:
- a CDS encoding acyl-CoA carboxylase subunit beta, whose protein sequence is MPDRHDRSPRELLDDVLEEKRNVSDEGRPESVDSQHSRGALTARERIKYLCDDNTFFEIGKLAAPSPTTPEVYDWTREDAPADGMVTGVGKVLGRSVAIVAPDYTVKGGSLGRTADKKTSRTLELALRRGIPVVMLQEGSGRRIQEGLDARAFTQGDQDTLKHLSRLSGWVPLVGAMMGQGFGGPTNAAVMCDFIPMVEDQSTMGIAGPTLVEAALGRDISKQELGGPQIHVDESGIADVACEDERATLDTIKLFLSYFPKNASTSPPTEDSYTDPSRSVREQLLDIVPTDPNKAYDMYTVIEGLVDKGSTFELKSTYAKNIITTLARMGGRPVGILANNPQVMAGTIDVDAAVKASHFVSLCDAFHIPLVFLCDIPGTLPGPESEKEGLAKYGGKVVFELNRATVPKISVGIRRAYGLGQYVMALGDWTDTDLTVVWPTAEISAMGIEGAVDIAYHHQVEQADDPEAEREALIEKFTERSGALRAAEGMGIDEVIDPRETRKWILHALELGQDVEHGTWPPKKHGINPI, encoded by the coding sequence ATGCCAGACAGACATGACCGAAGTCCCCGGGAACTCCTCGACGACGTTCTAGAAGAAAAACGAAATGTTTCCGACGAGGGACGGCCTGAGTCGGTTGATTCCCAGCATTCGCGCGGAGCTCTCACTGCTCGTGAACGGATCAAATACCTGTGCGACGACAATACCTTCTTCGAGATCGGCAAGCTCGCAGCTCCGAGCCCGACGACACCCGAAGTGTATGACTGGACGAGGGAGGATGCACCGGCCGACGGTATGGTGACTGGCGTCGGGAAAGTCCTCGGAAGATCAGTTGCGATCGTTGCCCCCGACTATACTGTTAAGGGCGGATCGCTCGGTCGGACTGCGGACAAAAAGACATCCCGAACGCTCGAACTTGCGCTTCGTCGCGGGATCCCAGTGGTGATGCTCCAGGAGGGAAGCGGACGTCGTATCCAGGAAGGGCTGGATGCACGAGCGTTCACTCAGGGAGATCAGGACACACTAAAGCACCTGTCTCGGCTCTCGGGCTGGGTGCCGCTCGTCGGTGCGATGATGGGGCAGGGCTTCGGCGGTCCCACGAACGCAGCCGTTATGTGTGATTTCATTCCGATGGTCGAAGATCAGTCGACGATGGGCATCGCAGGGCCCACGCTCGTCGAAGCTGCGTTGGGACGCGACATATCGAAGCAAGAACTGGGCGGGCCACAGATTCACGTCGACGAAAGCGGCATCGCCGACGTTGCATGTGAAGATGAAAGGGCTACGCTCGATACGATCAAGCTCTTTCTGTCGTATTTCCCGAAAAACGCCAGTACATCTCCGCCGACAGAGGATTCATATACCGATCCATCGCGCTCGGTGAGAGAACAGCTCCTGGACATCGTGCCGACAGATCCGAACAAAGCGTATGACATGTACACCGTTATCGAGGGCCTCGTCGACAAAGGCTCCACTTTCGAACTCAAATCCACGTACGCCAAGAACATCATTACGACACTGGCTCGAATGGGTGGTCGTCCCGTCGGGATCCTCGCGAACAATCCGCAGGTAATGGCGGGAACTATCGACGTTGACGCAGCAGTCAAGGCTTCCCACTTCGTGAGCTTGTGCGACGCCTTCCACATCCCGCTCGTCTTTCTGTGTGATATTCCGGGGACGTTACCCGGCCCCGAGTCCGAGAAAGAAGGCCTGGCAAAGTACGGAGGGAAAGTCGTATTCGAATTGAACCGGGCGACAGTCCCGAAAATAAGCGTGGGCATCAGACGAGCTTACGGTCTGGGACAGTACGTCATGGCCCTCGGCGACTGGACGGATACCGACCTCACGGTCGTCTGGCCGACGGCAGAAATCTCGGCGATGGGAATCGAAGGGGCCGTCGACATCGCGTACCATCACCAAGTTGAGCAAGCAGACGACCCTGAGGCTGAACGCGAAGCATTGATCGAGAAATTCACCGAACGGTCCGGCGCACTCCGCGCTGCTGAAGGGATGGGTATCGACGAAGTGATCGACCCCCGTGAGACCCGCAAGTGGATCCTGCACGCACTCGAACTCGGACAGGATGTCGAGCATGGCACTTGGCCGCCGAAGAAACACGGGATCAACCCGATCTGA
- a CDS encoding ABC transporter ATP-binding protein → MTNLDIDNINTYYGESHVLQDLSLSVNEGEIVAILGRNGAGKTTTLKSVMGLTPPRTGEIHFNGKEITGLQPHEMAQMGIGFVPEDRDVFQDLSVESNITIISDPDTDWPLERIYDYFPRLSERKDNRADKLSGGEQQMLAIARALATDPDLLLMDEPSEGLAPVIVDDLREMVRTLVGESGITTLFTEQNIEFAFDIAERCYIINEGHVAWEGTMEELEANEEVIQKYITLEEIATE, encoded by the coding sequence ATGACCAATCTTGACATCGATAACATAAACACCTACTACGGCGAAAGCCACGTGTTACAGGACCTCTCGCTGTCCGTCAACGAAGGCGAGATCGTTGCCATCCTCGGACGGAACGGGGCCGGGAAGACGACGACACTCAAAAGCGTGATGGGGCTCACACCGCCCCGGACCGGTGAAATCCACTTCAATGGCAAGGAAATAACTGGCCTGCAACCGCACGAAATGGCACAGATGGGTATCGGGTTCGTTCCCGAGGATCGTGACGTGTTCCAGGACCTGAGCGTCGAGAGCAATATCACTATCATCAGCGATCCGGATACCGATTGGCCGCTGGAACGAATCTACGATTACTTCCCCAGATTATCAGAGCGGAAAGACAACAGAGCCGACAAACTCAGTGGCGGTGAACAGCAGATGCTTGCCATCGCTCGAGCCCTCGCTACTGATCCGGACCTCCTGTTGATGGACGAACCGAGTGAAGGACTCGCACCCGTGATCGTCGACGACCTGCGTGAGATGGTCAGGACACTGGTCGGAGAAAGCGGCATCACGACGTTGTTTACCGAGCAGAACATCGAGTTCGCCTTCGACATCGCCGAACGGTGCTATATTATCAACGAGGGCCATGTCGCTTGGGAGGGGACCATGGAGGAACTCGAGGCCAACGAAGAAGTCATCCAGAAGTACATCACACTCGAAGAGATCGCGACGGAGTAA
- a CDS encoding ABC transporter ATP-binding protein: protein MTELLELQDVGKKFGDFIAVDKVTIDVNDGEITALIGPNGAGKTTLYNMITGRLTPTSGSILFRDEDLTSMPPALRTRKGLGRSFQITNIFTELTVRENLQAPVIARTSDRFKFYQSTESNPELKEETDRLLDLVNLHDVADKECDTLAYGERRRVELGIALGTDPQLLLLDEPTAGMNPKGTQEMVDLIDQIDDETDTTFMITEHDMNVVFTIADRILVLNNGSIIADGTPKAIQEDSTVQTAYLGGEV, encoded by the coding sequence ATGACTGAACTACTCGAATTACAGGATGTAGGCAAGAAATTCGGCGATTTCATAGCCGTGGATAAGGTTACGATCGATGTGAACGATGGAGAAATAACGGCCCTAATCGGGCCCAACGGAGCAGGAAAGACGACGCTCTATAACATGATTACGGGGAGACTCACCCCGACGAGCGGGTCCATCCTGTTCCGTGACGAGGATCTGACATCCATGCCACCAGCCCTCCGGACACGCAAGGGGCTCGGTCGTTCGTTCCAGATCACGAATATCTTCACGGAGCTCACGGTGAGAGAGAACCTCCAGGCGCCGGTTATTGCTCGCACATCAGATCGGTTCAAATTCTATCAAAGTACCGAATCAAATCCCGAACTGAAAGAGGAAACGGACCGGTTACTGGACCTAGTCAATCTTCACGATGTTGCCGACAAGGAATGTGATACGCTCGCGTACGGCGAGCGTCGGCGCGTCGAACTCGGTATCGCACTGGGAACCGACCCGCAGTTGTTGCTGCTAGACGAGCCGACCGCCGGCATGAACCCGAAAGGGACTCAAGAAATGGTGGATCTCATTGACCAAATCGACGATGAGACAGACACGACGTTCATGATCACGGAACATGACATGAACGTCGTCTTCACCATTGCAGACCGAATTCTGGTACTGAACAACGGAAGCATTATCGCGGACGGCACCCCCAAAGCGATCCAGGAAGATTCCACGGTACAGACCGCGTACCTCGGAGGTGAAGTATGA
- a CDS encoding branched-chain amino acid ABC transporter permease, translating into MSMPSLDTRDRSISLRQIWYVLLIAFMLVLPLTGLLGPYYVGLVVDVLVLALFATSFNILWGYTGLLSFGHTAYYGLSAYTIAIIFNDMFSGIPGFFHSFIVAVILGTLVATVGAAIFGALCVQRDEFYFAMLTLAFNMMLYLFARTYTDISGGVNGLSVAVTEINLGLFSFSPLQGWNYYYFSLVVITLAMIAIWRIVNSPYGDLLKAIRESPERAEYIGVRVKYFQWSSFVISGFFAGLAGALGVVRTFLVSPDMMHWSVSADPVFATLIGGSSVFAGPTLGALVLIGLEIFLTQMTEHWHIALGLILIPLVLFAPKGILGTLVDQDQSWSINEIQNKITSKQNRDPKSEPEVKDD; encoded by the coding sequence ATGAGCATGCCTTCACTCGATACTCGTGACCGGAGCATCTCTCTGAGGCAGATCTGGTACGTCCTGCTCATTGCCTTCATGTTAGTACTGCCCCTGACCGGATTGCTCGGGCCGTACTATGTCGGTCTGGTGGTCGACGTACTGGTACTGGCCCTCTTCGCGACTAGTTTCAACATCCTCTGGGGATACACAGGTCTCTTATCGTTCGGTCACACGGCCTACTACGGCCTGAGTGCCTACACTATCGCTATCATCTTCAACGACATGTTCAGTGGCATCCCCGGGTTCTTCCACTCGTTCATAGTGGCTGTGATACTCGGCACGCTCGTTGCAACAGTCGGCGCCGCCATTTTCGGTGCACTCTGTGTTCAACGCGACGAGTTCTACTTTGCGATGCTCACGCTGGCGTTCAATATGATGCTCTATCTGTTCGCCCGAACGTACACTGACATCAGCGGCGGCGTCAACGGACTATCCGTTGCGGTGACGGAGATTAATCTTGGCCTCTTTTCGTTCAGCCCACTTCAAGGGTGGAACTATTACTACTTCTCATTAGTAGTCATCACCCTTGCGATGATAGCTATATGGAGGATCGTTAACTCCCCGTACGGGGACCTGTTGAAAGCAATTCGGGAAAGCCCCGAACGTGCCGAATACATCGGCGTCCGTGTGAAGTACTTCCAATGGAGTTCGTTCGTCATATCCGGATTCTTCGCCGGTCTCGCCGGAGCGCTGGGAGTCGTTCGGACGTTCCTCGTCTCTCCCGATATGATGCACTGGTCTGTGAGCGCAGACCCGGTGTTTGCAACGCTTATCGGTGGATCATCCGTGTTTGCCGGACCAACTCTTGGTGCCCTGGTCCTCATCGGATTGGAAATATTCTTGACACAGATGACGGAACACTGGCATATCGCGCTAGGTCTTATCCTCATCCCGTTAGTTCTATTCGCTCCGAAAGGCATCTTGGGGACCCTGGTTGACCAGGACCAGAGCTGGTCTATCAACGAAATCCAGAACAAGATTACGAGCAAGCAGAATCGCGATCCGAAATCAGAACCAGAGGTGAAAGATGACTGA
- a CDS encoding branched-chain amino acid ABC transporter permease: MAVLNGLSDGLLLFLIAGGLTIIFGVLNVINFAHGSFFMVGAYVTFFLAGENAILPAIPGQFWIAVLLSGIIVGLLGGLIERFLIRPIYDIDHIYQLLLTFGVLLLIDNGARIYWGTQFKSVNTPPGLDSHMSILGGAIPRYNLFLIVAGSVLGIIMWYIFRRTKFGKTTIAAAENQDIADAVGINVPLVYTAVFIAGSALAGIGGALAAPYVSIHPTMGENFVIEAFIVVIIGGVGSMSGAFIGALLLGVGGALAFIFAPALQQFIPFILLVVVLLARPEGIIGEAKA; the protein is encoded by the coding sequence TTGGCAGTCCTTAACGGATTGTCAGACGGATTGTTGTTGTTCCTGATAGCCGGAGGGCTCACGATCATCTTTGGCGTGCTAAACGTCATCAACTTCGCCCATGGGTCGTTCTTCATGGTCGGTGCGTACGTCACATTCTTCTTGGCCGGCGAGAACGCCATCCTCCCGGCCATTCCAGGGCAATTCTGGATCGCCGTGTTGCTGTCGGGCATCATCGTCGGCCTCCTCGGAGGCCTCATCGAACGGTTTCTCATCCGTCCGATATACGACATAGACCACATCTATCAGTTGCTGTTAACGTTCGGGGTGTTACTGTTGATCGATAACGGCGCCCGCATTTATTGGGGGACACAATTCAAATCAGTCAATACTCCGCCGGGGCTCGACTCTCACATGTCGATCCTCGGAGGGGCTATCCCTCGGTACAACCTCTTTTTGATAGTTGCCGGGTCCGTCTTGGGCATCATTATGTGGTACATATTCCGGCGGACGAAGTTCGGAAAAACCACCATCGCTGCGGCGGAAAACCAGGATATCGCTGATGCCGTCGGAATCAACGTTCCCCTGGTTTATACGGCCGTCTTCATCGCCGGTAGCGCGCTCGCAGGAATCGGTGGAGCACTCGCCGCACCGTACGTGTCTATCCATCCAACGATGGGAGAGAATTTCGTTATCGAAGCCTTTATCGTCGTCATCATCGGCGGTGTCGGATCGATGTCCGGTGCGTTCATCGGGGCATTGCTGCTCGGCGTGGGTGGAGCTCTCGCATTCATCTTCGCACCGGCGCTCCAACAATTCATCCCGTTCATCCTCCTTGTGGTCGTGTTACTTGCTCGGCCAGAAGGTATAATCGGGGAGGCTAAAGCATGA